CGGTTCGCCGTCCACGCCATCGGCCTCGGTGACGCTCAGCGCCAACCCGACGACAGTGGCCTCGGGCGGCTCGAGTACGCTGAACTGGTCATCGCAGAATGCTTCCTCCTGCAGCGCCTCCGGCGGCTGGAGTGGCGGCAAGGCGTTGAGTGGGCAGCAGTCCGTGGGGCCGATCAGCAACACGACGACCTATACCCTCAGCTGCGGTGGCGTGGTCAAGTCGGTCACGGTCACGGTGCAGGGCAGCTCCGGCGGTGGTGGTGGCAGCAGCGCGCCGAATCAGCCGCCATCGGTACCGGCGGTGCAGGCTCCGGCAGGAGCGGTGCCTCCCGATGGCGCGGAGATCGACACCACTTCGTACAGCGATCCGGAGGGCAATCCCCTCGGTGCGGCGGAGTGGCAGATTTCACGCGACCAGTCCTTCAGCCAGACGGTGCTGAACAAGTCACTGCCGAACCGCACGGCGCTGACGCTGGCGGCCGGGGTGCTCGACAGCTCCAGCAGCTACTGGGTGCGGACCCGGCATCGCGATTCGCTCGGTGCTACGTCGGCCTGGTCTGCGCCCGTGCGGGTCAGCACGCTCGCGCAGCTTGCCGGTGACGGTGACGGCGACGAAGTCGTCGATGCCTACCAGGTGCAGGGCTTTGCCGACAGCAACGGCAATGGCCGCAATGACAGCGAAGAGGGCATCTGTAACCTGCTCGACGCCCAGGCCGGCAACGTCGTCGGCCTGCAGGCGGATGCCGGCAGCATGCACTGTTACCGCTCGGTGAGCACCGGTGATCTCGCGCAGTCGCCGCCCGCCGGCGTGCAGTTGCCTTACGGGTTGTTCAACTTCCGCATCGACGGTTTGCGGGTCGACCCGGTGGAGCCGGCGCGGGTGACCGTGCGTGTGCACCTGCCGCAGCGACCGAGTGGTACCGTGAAGTGGTACAAGTTCGACCCGGCGACCGGCAGTCTCTTCCAGCTCGACGGCAATGTGACCTTCGAGGGCAACACCGCGCTCTTCGATCTCGTGGATGGCGGCGCCGGTGACTTCGACGGCATCGTCAATGGCGTGATCGTCGACCCGAGCGGCCCGGTCTCCGGCTCGACTTCCGGTGGCAGCACCGGTGGTGGCAGCAGCTCCGGGCTGTTCCTGCCTTGCCTGCTTGCGGGCGCGGGTCTGGCGCGGTGCCTGACACCGTCCCCGGACACGACCCCGGCGCCGACCACCACCTGCACCCAGGGATCGAGCAAGGAAATCGCCCGCTGCAAGCGCGCCGAGCGTCGCGCGGCGCGCAACAACCGCCGGTAGCGCCGCCAGCGCTCCGGCGACGGCGCGCTGGTCAGCTACGGCGCGGTGACGGGTTGCTGCTGGCGACCAGCCTGCGTGGTGGTCTGCCCGGCCTGGCCGGCGGGCGCAGCGGAGCGGGCCGCCAGCAGTTGCTCGATGCGCGGCGTGAGCGCAGCTGCAACCGCGGCATGACCGGTGGCGCTCCAGTGGAAATCCTCGGGCAGGTGGGCGGCGGGATCGTCCGGCCGGATGTAATCGTCCAGGCTCAGCACGTCCATGCCGAGACCGGCGAGATAGTCGGGGAAGCGGCGCCCGGCATAGATGTCGTCCACCATCACGACGAGGAACGCCGCGCCGCTCTGCTCGACCTCATGGCGAATCTCGGCGATCAGCCGCACGGTGAGTTTCTCGGCGTGTGTGGCCGGGAACGGACGGCTCGCGACGGGCTGGGCCTGGCCGGCCGGTGTCTCGAGCGCATTGTCCAGGCTCCAGGTCTCGCGCAGCCGGTTGAGCTGGTTCAGGACATATGATTGGCGCGCGAGAGAAAACACTGCGCGTTCCCACAGCGGCGCGAGCGGCACCGGTTCGTTGGTGAGCGTCAGGCGGTCGCCCTCCAGCTCGAACAGCGGTTTGCCGTAGACCACGTAGGCGACTGATCGGGCGTTGTCGGCGACGTCGTTGCTCGCCACGACCAGCACCACGACGTCCGGCGCATAGCGGTGGCCGGCGTTTCGATACACCAGCAGCTCCTGGTCGGTGCTGTAGCCGCTCACCGCCAGATTGACCACCTCGGCCCCCGGTCCGAGCTGCTTCTCGACGAGCGTGGTGAACAGTTCCTCCTGTTCCACGCCGAAGCCCCAGACGAAGGAATCGCCGAGCACGACGACCCGTGTCGTGCCCGGTGGCTTGTCGTAGCTGCGTTCCGGGCCACGGAAGCCGTGGCTGTTGATGTGCACGGTGGTGTCGAAGCCGTGCGCCGCAAATCGCCCGACGCTACCCGGCTCATGCGCCCAGCCGTAGACCGGATCGTGGTGCCAGAACTCGGCGAGGCGCCCGGTGCGTGGTGCCCAGGACGGGAAGAGCACCCGCGAGATACCTTCCATCGCGATCACGGCGATCACGCTGCCGAGTACCAGCGATGCAATGACGAGTAAAGCGCGTCTCACGCGGCGTTCCGGCGCACAAGATTACGCGACAGTGTACCCGTTTCAGTCCGTCGAGGACCGGACGCGGGAGCCGCCTGCGAAATAGTTGAACTGTCCGGGGCTGCTGCCGCCGAGCACGTCGTCCGTCGGTGCCGGGCTGGACGCGTCGGTCGCCGCCTCGTCGCGCAGCTGCGACAACTGCGCGAGACTGATCGCCAGCACGGCGAAGAGCCAGATCTGCACCTCGGCCAGCAGGTAGTCGGCAAACTGGCCGGCGACCCAGACGACGGCCATGCCGCCGCAGGCGGCGATGGCCGGGCCGGTGAGTTCGACCGGTGTGCCGGCGCGCTGCATCGATCGCAGGCGCCGCACGGTCCTCACGCCCCACAAGCCAAGCCACGCATAGATGACCACGCCGGGGATGCCCTGCTCCACCAGCAGCGACATGAAGGTGTTGTGGGATGAACGCGCGGGCGGAGCCTCCGGGGCGTGGTCGTCCAGGGTGAGCCATTGTCGGTCGAGGTACTGCGGGCTCAGCACGGCGGTGCCACGATGCCCGGCGCCGTACGGGTACCGCGCAGCCATGCGGAACTGTGCCTCGATCAGCACGAGACGGCCTTCCGCGCTGCTGTCGATCTGCCCGTCCTCGCGCACGGCCTCACGGATGGTCAGCATGCGGTCGATGAACGTCTGGTCGACCAGGCGTACGGCCAGCACGACGCCGAGCATCGCGGCACCCCAGAACACCCAGCGGCGTTCCGGCGGGCAGAGGTAGAAGACGATGGCGCCACCGGTCAGCAGACCGAGGAAGGCGCCGCGACTGCCGGTCAGGATCAGGCCATTGAGGATGATGGGCATCATCAGCACGATGGCAACCCGGCGCCAGCCACGCACTGCGAGGAACAGCATCGCGCCGATGATCACCCCCGTGGCGAGGAACATCCCGAGCGTGTTGGCGTCGTCGATGCCGGGACCGCCAACGCCATCGAGACGGCCGCCGTAACCGCGGCCCTGCGAAAAGGCGAGCAGGCCGAGGTAGAAACACCCTGCGACGTGGGCGAGCAGGATATCCACCGACTCGGCCGCGTTGCTGGCCAGCCGGTACACGAGATAGAACACGACGATGTACTTCGTGTACTGGATGGAGGCGTTGAGGTGGGTCGGGCCGTCGAGCGCCCACAGGTTCTGGATCCAAAGCCAGCCAACGAAGGCGAGCAACATGGTGCCCGGGGTGGTTGCATACCAGCGCGTCTCGGGCACCGGCAGCTTCTTGCGGTGGATGATGAACGCCAACAGGGCCACTGCGGCGGCAAACAGCGACCAGCGCAGGTCCGGCAGGTTGGCGCTCCACCAGCGCGATGGCGGGTGGATGTAGAAGACCGCGAGATAGAGGTACAGCCCATAGGCCGGATGTCGCGCGAGCGCCAGCACGGCAAGCGCGAGGAACAGGAGCAGGAAGGCGGCGGCGGTCAACATGCGGGAAACTGCGGCATTCCTGGTTTCATGCGCGGCCTCGCGGCGGCATCACGGGCATTGCCGGGCCCGGAGCCGGACGGAGACGGAAACCAGCAACATCCACGTCCGGCGCGGATCTTTGCACACCCGGCCCGGGCCTGCCATAGACGCCATCGCAGACACGGTGAGACGCGCTTCGCATCTCGTGAATGAAGGCTGCCGTTTCCCCGTAAGATTGCGGTGCTGACGGCGAGGAGTACCGGGAGCCCCGCATGCCGCACCTGAAGAATCTGCTCGACAACAACCGCGCCTGGTCGCAGCGCCTGCGTGCGCAGGAGCCCGATTTCTTCCTGAAGCTGTCGCGCCAGCAATCGCCGCAGTATCTGTGGATCGGCTGTTCCGACAGCCGCGTGCCCGCCAACCAGATCGTGGGTCTTCTGCCCGGCGAGATCTTCGTCCACCGCAATGTGGCGAACGTCGTCGTGCATACGGACCTCAATTGCCTGTCGGTGTTGCAGTACGCGGTCGAAGTGCTGCGTGTCCGGCATGTGATCGTCTGTGGCCACTATGGCTGCGGCGGCGTGCGCTCGGCCCTGCGCGACGAGCAGCTCGGATTGATCGACAACTGGCTGCGCCACGTTCAGGACGTGCGCCAGAAGCACGCTGCGATGCTGCGCGACATCGCGGGCGAACCGGGGCAGACCGACCGGCTCTGCGAGCTCAACGTCATCGAGCAGGCAGTCAATGTCTGCCAGACCACCGTCATGCAGGGCGCGTGGGCCCGTGGCCAGCAAGTCGCGATCCACGGCTGGATCTACAGCCTCGCCGACGGGCTGCTGCGCGACCTGGGCGTGTGCGTATCCGGCCAGCAGGAGATCGCGCCGGTGTACGACGAGGCGCTCGTGCGGCTGGGATGAAGACGCTCCGGCTCGTCCCGCCCGTCTATTTCGTCCTGGCGCTGGGCCTGTCGCTTGCACTGCATCGCTGGCTGCCCGTGGCGCAGCTCGTGGTGCCGCCGTGGCGCTGGGCGGGCCTGCTCCTGTTCGCTCCGGTGCTGGCGCTGGGTGTTTCGGCGGCGCGAGCGTTCAGTCGCCGCGGCACCACGCTGCATCCCTTCGGCCAGCCGAGCGCACTGGTCGTGGAGGGGGCGTACCGCTACAGCCGCAATCCGCTGTATCTCGGCCTCGCCCTGCTGCTGCTCGCCACGGCGATCTTTCTCGGCAGCCTGACGCCGTTTCTGGTGGTGCCCGCATTCATGGGCGCGGTCAGCAGCGCCTTCATCCGCCGCGAGGAGCGCGCGCTCGAGGCGGCCTTCGGCGCCCAGTACCGTGACTACTGTCAGCGGGTACGGCGCTGGTTGTAGGCCGATTGCGGCAGAACTGCGGCACCGGTGCAGGCATGAAACAGGCAGGGCGTGGGATATCTGCAGCGATGGCGGGCAGTACCCGCCTTGCAGCCCTTCAGATCTGGAGCAGGCGTTGAGGATCGAGCCGAAGAAACCGTCCGACTGCCCGTGGTGGCTGCGCCCGTTCTTTCGTCGCCAGCAACGCCGGTACGGCCAGGTGCTGCTGCCGGGCCTGTTATGGGCGCGGGTGCCGCGGCTGTTTGCGGCAGTCGCACTGCTCTACGGTGCGCTCGACCGGGGCTCCTCGCCGCTACCGGCAGCGCTGCGTTCACTCGTCACGGTGCGGATCTCGCAACTGAACTGGTGTCGGTTCTGTGTGGACATCAACTCGATGACACTCGCGCAGCGCAGCGGC
This genomic interval from Gammaproteobacteria bacterium contains the following:
- a CDS encoding O-antigen ligase family protein: MLTAAAFLLLFLALAVLALARHPAYGLYLYLAVFYIHPPSRWWSANLPDLRWSLFAAAVALLAFIIHRKKLPVPETRWYATTPGTMLLAFVGWLWIQNLWALDGPTHLNASIQYTKYIVVFYLVYRLASNAAESVDILLAHVAGCFYLGLLAFSQGRGYGGRLDGVGGPGIDDANTLGMFLATGVIIGAMLFLAVRGWRRVAIVLMMPIILNGLILTGSRGAFLGLLTGGAIVFYLCPPERRWVFWGAAMLGVVLAVRLVDQTFIDRMLTIREAVREDGQIDSSAEGRLVLIEAQFRMAARYPYGAGHRGTAVLSPQYLDRQWLTLDDHAPEAPPARSSHNTFMSLLVEQGIPGVVIYAWLGLWGVRTVRRLRSMQRAGTPVELTGPAIAACGGMAVVWVAGQFADYLLAEVQIWLFAVLAISLAQLSQLRDEAATDASSPAPTDDVLGGSSPGQFNYFAGGSRVRSSTD
- a CDS encoding SGNH/GDSL hydrolase family protein, coding for MRRALLVIASLVLGSVIAVIAMEGISRVLFPSWAPRTGRLAEFWHHDPVYGWAHEPGSVGRFAAHGFDTTVHINSHGFRGPERSYDKPPGTTRVVVLGDSFVWGFGVEQEELFTTLVEKQLGPGAEVVNLAVSGYSTDQELLVYRNAGHRYAPDVVVLVVASNDVADNARSVAYVVYGKPLFELEGDRLTLTNEPVPLAPLWERAVFSLARQSYVLNQLNRLRETWSLDNALETPAGQAQPVASRPFPATHAEKLTVRLIAEIRHEVEQSGAAFLVVMVDDIYAGRRFPDYLAGLGMDVLSLDDYIRPDDPAAHLPEDFHWSATGHAAVAAALTPRIEQLLAARSAAPAGQAGQTTTQAGRQQQPVTAP
- the can gene encoding carbonate dehydratase; translated protein: MPHLKNLLDNNRAWSQRLRAQEPDFFLKLSRQQSPQYLWIGCSDSRVPANQIVGLLPGEIFVHRNVANVVVHTDLNCLSVLQYAVEVLRVRHVIVCGHYGCGGVRSALRDEQLGLIDNWLRHVQDVRQKHAAMLRDIAGEPGQTDRLCELNVIEQAVNVCQTTVMQGAWARGQQVAIHGWIYSLADGLLRDLGVCVSGQQEIAPVYDEALVRLG
- a CDS encoding isoprenylcysteine carboxylmethyltransferase family protein, whose protein sequence is MKTLRLVPPVYFVLALGLSLALHRWLPVAQLVVPPWRWAGLLLFAPVLALGVSAARAFSRRGTTLHPFGQPSALVVEGAYRYSRNPLYLGLALLLLATAIFLGSLTPFLVVPAFMGAVSSAFIRREERALEAAFGAQYRDYCQRVRRWL